A region from the Panicum hallii strain FIL2 chromosome 1, PHallii_v3.1, whole genome shotgun sequence genome encodes:
- the LOC112902541 gene encoding 26S proteasome regulatory subunit 8 homolog A: protein MATVAMDISKPTPAASGDEAAAAAKGRSGGGGEGLRQYYLQHIHDLQLQIRQKTHNLNRLEAQRNDLNSRVRMLREELQLLQEPGSYVGEVVKVMGKSKVLVKVHPEGKYVVDIDKSIDITKITPSTRVALRNDSYMLHLILPSKVDPLVNLMKVEKVPDSTYDMIGGLDQQIKEIKEVIELPIKHPELFESLGIAQPKGVLLYGPPGTGKTLLARAVAHHTDCTFIRVSGSELVQKYIGEGSRMVRELFVMAREHAPSIIFMDEIDSIGSARMESGTGNGDSEVQRTMLELLNQLDGFEASNKIKVLMATNRIDILDQALLRPGRIDRKIEFPNPNEDSRFDILKIHSRKMNLMRGIDLKKIAEKMNGASGAELKAVCTEAGMFALRERRVHVTQEDFEMAVAKVMKKDTEKNMSLRKLWK, encoded by the exons ATGGCGACGGTGGCGATGGATATCTCGAAGCCCACGCCGGCGGCGTCCGGCgacgaggccgcggcggcggcgaaggggaggagcggcggcggaggcgagggcCTCCGCCAGTACTACCTGCAGCACATCCACGACCTGCAGCTCCAGATCCGGCAGAAGACCCACAACCTCAACCGCCTCGAGGCCCAGCGCAACGACCTCAACTCCCGAG TTAGAATGCTCAGGGAAGAGCTGCAGTTGCTTCAAGAGCCTGGATCATATGTTGGTGAGGTGGTGAAGGTCATGGGCAAATCAAAGGTTCTAGTGAAG GTGCATCCAGAAGGCAAATATGTTGTGGATATTGATAAGAGCATTGATATTACGAAGATCACACCTTCAACAAGAGTTGCTCTTCGAAATGACAGCTATATGCTCCATCTGATCCTGCCAAGCAAAGTTGATCCATTGGTCAATCTCATGAAGGTTGAGAAGGTTCCTGATTCTACTTATGATATGATTGGAGGCCTTGACCAGCAAATTAAAGAGATCAAAGAG GTCATCGAGCTTCCAATCAAACATCCTGAGCTGTTTGAGAGCCTCGGAATTGCCCAGCCAAAG GGTGTCCTCCTTTATGGACCTCCAGGCACTGGAAAGACATTGCTGGCACGTGCAGTTGCTCATCACACTGATTGCACCTTCATCAGGGTTTCTGGTTCTGAGCTGGTTCAGAAGTATATTGGTGAGGGCTCCCGTATGGTTCGTGAACTCTTCGTTATGGCCAG GGAACACGCACCATCCATTATATTTATGGACGAAATAGACTCTATCGGATCTGCTAGAATGGAGTCTGGAACTGGCAACGGTGATAGTGAAGTGCAGCGTACCATGCTTGAGCTTCTGAACCAGCTTGATGGTTTTGAAGCATCAAACAAAATTAAG GTTCTGATGGCAACGAACAGAATCGACATCTTGGATCAAGCCCTTCTGAGGCCTGGACGCATAGACAGGAAGATTGAATTCCCAAATCCCAATGAGGAT TCACGTTTCGATATCTTGAAGATTCATTCAAGAAAAATGAACTTGATGCGTGGTATTGATCTGAAAAAGATCGCGGAAAAGATGAATGGAGCCTCAGGAGCTGAGCTGAAG GCTGTCTGCACAGAAGCTGGAATGTTTGCCCTTCGCGAGAGAAGGGTACACGTTacccaggaggacttcgagaTGGCGGTGGCCAAGGTGATGAAGAAAGACACGGAGAAGAACATGTCCCTGCGCAAGCTCTGGAAGTGA
- the LOC112881244 gene encoding serine-threonine kinase receptor-associated protein: MEKKKVAVPLVCHGHSRPVVDLFYSPVTPDGYFLISASKDSNPMLRNGETGDWIGTFQGHKGAVWSACLDTNALRAASGSADFSAKIWDALTGDVLHSFEHKHIVRACAFSEDTHMLLTGGFEKILRIYDLNRLDAAPREIEKSPGSVRTVTWLHSDQTILSSCTDMGGVRLWDVRSGKIVQTLETKSPVTSAEVSQDGRFITTTDGSSVKFWDANHYGLVKSYNMPCAVESASLEPKYGNKFVTGGEDMWVRVFDFFTGEELACNKGHHGPVHCVRFSPVGESYASGSEDGTIRIWQLGPASSEEQEAANTNGKTKVGVNDIACKIEGFHIPKDGQVEGS; the protein is encoded by the exons ATGGAGAAGAAGAAGGTGGCGGTGCCGCTGGTGTGCCACGGCCACTCGCGGCCGGTCGTGGACCTCTTCTACAGCCCCGTCACGCCAGACGGCTACTTCCTCATCAGCGCCAGCAAGG ACTCAAATCCAATGCTTCGTAATGGAGAGACTGGAGATTGGATTGGGACATTTCAAGGCCACAAAGGTGCTGTTTGGAGCGCTTGTCTTGACACCAATGCTCTGCGTGCTGCCTCTGGTTCCGCTGACTTTTCAGC AAAAATATGGGATGCACTGACAGGCGATGTGCTCCACTCCTTCGAACACAAGCACATTGTCCGTGCATGTGCTTTTTCTGAG GATACCCACATGTTGCTTACTGGAGGTTTTGAGAAGATTTTGCGCATATATGATTTGAACCGTCTGGATGCAGCTCCACGTGAAATTGAGAAATCACCTGGTTCTGTCAGAACTGTCACTTGGCTTCATAGTGACCAAACTATACTAAGTTCCTGCACGGATATGGGTGGTGTGAG ATTATGGGATGTAAGGAGTGGAAAAATTGTCCAAACACTTGAAACCAAGTCACCTGTGACCAGTGCGGAAGTAAGCCAAGATGGTCGGTTTATCACGACAACTGATGGCTCAAGTGTGAAGTTTTGGGATGCAAATCA CTATGGACTTGTTAAGAGCTACAATATGCCATGTGCAGTAGAGTCAGCTTCCCTTGAACCAAAGTATGGGAACAAATTTGTCACTGGTGGAGAAGACATGTGGGTTCGTGTCTTCGATTTCTTCACTGGAGAAGAATTAG CATGTAACAAGGGGCACCATGGTCCTGTTCACTGCGTCCGGTTCTCTCCAGTCGGTGAATCATATGCATCAGGGTCGGAAGATGGCACCATCCGAATCTGGCAGCTGGGCCCAGCTAGCAGCGAAGAGCAGGAGGCGGCAAACACAAACGGGAAGACGAAGGTAGGGGTAAATGACATCGCGTGCAAGATTGAGGGCTTCCACATTCCCAAGGATGGGCAGGTAGAGGGGTCGTGA
- the LOC112881233 gene encoding 3-ketoacyl-CoA synthase 11-like, with the protein MDNPAPPTNAAAVAPEPSPSRRLPDFQQSVRLKYVKLGYHYLISHGMYLLLTPLMVLVAVHLSTLSPRDVADLWAHLRLNLVSVLACSTLLVFLATAYFLTRPRPVYLVDFACYKPGPERRCTRDTFMRCSRLTGSFTDASLEFQRKILERSGLGEDTYLPPAVTRVPPNPSMDAARAEAREVMFGAVDELFAKTGVRPKDIGVLVVNCSLFNPTPSLSAMVVNHYKLRGNVVSYNLGGMGCSAGLLSVDLAKDLLQTHPGSYALVISTENITLNWYSGNDRSKLVSNCLFRMGGAAVLLSNRRADRQRAKYELLHTVRTHKGADDRCFGCVTQEEDGEGRVGVSLSRDLMAVAGDALKTNITTLGPLVLPLSEQLLFMASLAAKKLLKVKGVKPYIPDFKLAFEHFCIHAGGRAVLDELESNLSLTDWHMEPSRMTLHRFGNTSSSSLWYELAYSEAKGRIRRRDRVWQIAFGSGFKCNSAVWRALRAVNPAEETNPWMDEIDRFPVDVPKVSKVSSA; encoded by the coding sequence ATGGACAACCCAGCGCCGCCAACGAATGCCGCGGCCGTCGCGCCAGagccgtcgccgtcgcggcgGCTGCCGGACTTCCAGCAGTCGGTGAGGCTCAAGTACGTGAAGCTGGGGTACCACTACCTCATCTCCCACGGCATGTACCTGCTGCTCACCCCGCTGATGGTGCTCGTGGCCGTGCACCTCTCCACGCTGTCCCCACGCGACGTCGCCGACCTGTGGGCGCACCTCCGCCTCAACCTCGTCTCCGTGCTCGCCTGCTCCACGCTCCTCGTCTTCCTGGCCACCGCCTACTTCCTCACCCGCCCGCGCCCCGTGTACCTGGTCGACTTCGCCTGCTACAAGCCGGGTCCCGAGCGCCGGTGCACGCGCGACACCTTCATGCGCTGCTCCCGGCTCACGGGCTCCTTCACCGACGCCAGCCTCGAGTTCCAGCGCAAGATCCTGGAGCGGTCGGGGCTCGGCGAGGACACGTACCTGCCGCCCGCCGTGACGCGGGTGCCGCCCAACCCGTCCATGGACGCGGCGCGCGCCGAGGCGCGGGAGGTCATGTTCGGCGCCGTGGACGAGCTGTTCGCCAAGACGGGCGTGAGGCCCAAGGACATCGGGGTCCTGGTCGTCAACTGCAGCCTCTTCAACCCGACGCCGTCGCTGTCGGCCATGGTGGTGAACCACTACAAGCTCCGCGGGAACGTGGTGAGCTACAACCTCGGCGGGATGGGGTGCAGCGCCGGGCTGCTGTCCGTGGACCTCGCCAAGGACCTGCTGCAGACGCACCCGGGGTCGTACGCGCTGGTGATCAGCACGGAGAACATCACCCTCAACTGGTACTCGGGCAACGACCGCTCCAAGCTCGTGTCCAACTGCCTGTTCCGgatgggcggcgcggcggtgctGCTCTCGAACCGGCGGGCCGACCGGCAGCGGGCCAAGTACGAGCTGCTGCACACCGTGCGCACGCACAAGGGCGCCGACGACCGGTGCTTCGGCTGCGTGACGCAGGAGGAGGACGGCGAGGGCAGGGTCGGCGTGTCGCTGTCGCGGGACCTGATGGCCGTGGCCGGGGACGCGctcaagaccaacatcacgaCGCTGGGCCCGCTGGTGCTGCCGCTGTCGGAGCAGCTGCTGTTCATGGCGTCGCTGGCCGCCAAGAAGCTGCTCAAGGTGAAGGGGGTGAAGCCGTACATCCCGGACTTCAAGCTGGCGTTCGAGCACTTCTGCAtccacgccggcggccgcgccgtGCTGGACGAGCTGGAGAGCAACCTGTCGCTCACGGACTGGCACATGGAGCCGTCGCGGATGACGCTGCACCGGTTCGGGAACACGTCCAGCAGCTCGCTCTGGTACGAGCTGGCCTACAGCGAGGCCAAGGGCAGGATCCGGCGGCGTGACCGGGTGTGGCAGATCGCCTTCGGGTCGGGGTTCAAGTGCAACAGCGCCGTGTGGCGGGCGCTCCGGGCGGTGAACCCGGCGGAGGAGACCAACCCGTGGATGGACGAGATCGACAGGTTCCCCGTGGATGTTCCCAAGGTCTCCAAGGTTTCCAGCGCCTGA
- the LOC112894756 gene encoding transcription factor NIGT1-like: MDPPPHSGRRRCREYLLALEEERRKIQVFQRELPLCLELVTQTIEGMKSRMDGAGGSEETVSDHGPVLEELMPLKPSLSVSSEEHESSGGAGKREEAAETPDWLRSVQLWSQEPQQRPSSPSSPRKEPLCKPVALSARKAGGAFQPFEKEKRAEAPASSATTAAASSAAAVVGDSSDDAPADTDTRERPRSDDKETSRDAEDKGGNKKDSKGGEEGQSQAPARKPRRCWAPELHRRFLQALQQLGGSHVATPKQIRELMKVDGLTNDEVKSHLQKYRLHTRRPNATATVQSAGTSAAPAPPMPQFIVVGGIWVPPPEYAAAAAQPAGGDAPGTTTTAGTVYAPVATLPSGVHRPQPRQQGPPRQSSGCSDAGRRRGDASSGSPAVSSSSHTTSA; the protein is encoded by the exons ATGGACCCGCCGCCGcactccggccgccgccgctgccgcgagTACCTGCTCGCGCTCGAGGAGGAGCGGCGCAAGATCCAGGTCTTCCAGCGGGAGCTGCCCCTCTGCCTCGAGCTCGTCACGCAGA CTATCGAGGGGATGAAGAGCCGGATGGacggcgccggcggcagcgaGGAGACGGTCAGCGACCACGGCCCCGTGCTCGAGGAGCTCATGCCGCTCAAGCCCAGTCTCTCCGTCTCCTCCGAGGAGCACGAGAGCAGCGGCGGTGCCGGGAAGAGAGAGGAGGCCGCAGAGACGCCGGACTGGCTCCGGTCCGTGCAGCTCTGGAGCCAGGAGCCCCAGCAGCGGCCGTCATCCCCGTCGTCCCCGCGCAAG GAGCCGCTGTGCAAGCCGGTGGCGCTGAGCGCCCGCAAGGCCGGGGGCGCGTTCCAGCCGTTCGAGAAGGAGAAGCGCGCCGAGGCGCCGGCCTCGTCGGCGACCACGGCCGCTgcgagctcggcggcggcggtcgtcgGGGACAGCAGCGACGATGCGCCCGCCGACACTGACACAAGGGAGAGGCCGCGCAGCGACGACAAGGAGACGAGCAGAGACGCCGAGGACAAGGGGGGTAATAAGAAGGACAGCAAGGGCGGCGAAGAGGGCCAGTCACAGGCGCCCGCCCGGAAGCCTCGCCGGTGCTGggcgccggagctccaccgccggTTCCTGCAGGCGCTTCAGCAGCTCGGCGGATCCCACG TGGCGACGCCGAAGCAGATCCGGGAGCTCATGAAGGTCGACGGCCTCACCAACGACGAGGTCAAGAGCCATCTGCAG AAGTATCGTCTGCACACGAGGCGGCCGAACGCGACGGCGACGGTCCAGAGCGCCGGCACcagcgccgcgccggcgccgcccatgCCGCAGTTCATCGTAGTAGGAGGCATCTGGGTGCCGCCTCCGGAgtacgccgcggcggcggcgcagccagCCGGCGGCGACGCGCCAGGAACGACGACGACCGCCGGCACGGTGTACGCTCCGGTGGCGACGCTGCCGTCCGGAGTGCATCGGCCGCAGCCTCGGCAGCAGGGCCCGCCGAGGCAGTCGAGCGGGTGCTCGGACGCCGGCCGGCGCAGGGGCGACGCCAGCTCGGGCTCGCCGGccgtgtcgtcgtcgtcgcaCACCACCTCCGCCTGA